From a single Sphingobacteriales bacterium genomic region:
- a CDS encoding aminodeoxychorismate/anthranilate synthase component II has translation MPSKKPKQNQILIIDFYDSFTYNIRQYLLYAGCSQIEIVRYHELKSVDIQQYSGIILSPGPGLPADYPALNELLREVEGNIPMLGICLGHQAIAACYGASLRQFTRPLHGKASNIYVCKPTSALFKNLPEVFRAGRYHSWYVAHTDLPDCLEVTAILKDGIIMGIRHKKLPVEGIQFHPESIITRHGIKVLGNWLEMIDSYRDRSVF, from the coding sequence ATGCCTTCAAAGAAACCGAAACAGAACCAAATTCTTATTATCGACTTTTACGACTCATTTACCTACAATATCCGTCAATACCTGCTTTATGCAGGCTGCAGTCAAATAGAAATTGTCCGGTATCATGAGTTAAAATCTGTTGATATTCAACAATATAGCGGGATTATCCTATCCCCTGGCCCTGGGTTACCCGCAGATTATCCTGCTCTGAACGAGTTGCTCAGGGAGGTGGAGGGTAATATCCCTATGCTGGGTATTTGTCTGGGGCATCAGGCAATTGCAGCCTGTTACGGAGCTTCTTTAAGGCAATTTACCCGGCCTTTACACGGTAAAGCATCCAACATTTATGTATGCAAGCCAACATCTGCTCTTTTTAAAAATCTGCCGGAAGTTTTCAGGGCAGGACGCTATCATTCATGGTATGTTGCTCATACTGACCTGCCTGACTGTCTGGAAGTAACAGCCATACTAAAAGATGGCATTATCATGGGTATTCGTCACAAAAAACTGCCTGTGGAAGGTATTCAGTTTCATCCGGAATCCATCATTACCCGTCATGGCATTAAGGTTCTCGGAAACTGGCTGGAAATGATTGATTCTTACAGAGACAGGTCAGTCTTTTAA